The genomic window TATTTACGGAACTAAAATTATTTGACTAATTAAAGTGCTATTGTTTAAAAGGGAGAAATACCATTCCGGATGTAATCACTTGAAATTGAAAATAATTTTACAGAAATTAGGTTAAACTTTACGAAATGGTCAAAACAGTTATGCTATTAAAGTCGGCATAATAGAAAAAGGGGTATGATATATGTCTACAACAATTGAAAGTTACGATAAAAGAGAGACGCAAATTGAACGTGTCGCAGGGATGGATGAATCTTTATATCCGAAAACTGAAAAGGGCAGAACTGTAAGCGCGAAAGACTATATTTTTATGTGGATTGGTGACGGCGTTAATTTAGGTAATATGACGCTTGGGGCCAGTGTGATTGTAGCGGGTGTTGCGACATTAAATATTTTTCAAACAATTTTAGCTGCTATCATCGCAATTGGGATCATTTCAACAATTTTCGCATTGAATGATCGACTTGGGTATAGAGAAGGAATTCCATATGTTGTCCAACTTAGAATGTCCTTTGGGATAAAGGGAACAGTGATATCGTCTCTTCTACGTGGGATACCCGCCATTGTTTGGTACGGTATTCAAAGCTGGATTGGCGGAACTGCATTAAATGAAATTGCGAAGATTGTTACGGGTGGAACTTTTGATAATGTTGTTGTTTGCTTTATTGCTCTGCAACTAATTCAAATTGTCCTTTCATTGTTCGGTTTCCATGCAATTAAATGGGTTGAGACTGTCGCATCGGTTGTATTTATGATAGCACTTGTTTATGTTTTCGGAATTCTTATTTCATCTCATAGCACTGAGATTGCCCAAAACTGGGTACAGGCAAAAGGCTCATGGGGCTTGCCGTTCTTTGGACTCATTATGGTCTTTTTAGGGAACTATGCAGGTATCTTTGTAAGTGCTGCAGACTATTCTAGAGAGCTCAAAACTGGTTTGAGTGATGCAAAACGCGGATCATTATACTTTATCCCAATTACTTTATCATATGGTTTTGTTATTGTAATTGGGGCAATGCTTGCTGCTGCTACTGGCGTAACGAATCCTGCACAAGCATTGCCGATAGTAATCGATAATCCTTATATCTCAGTATTTGTATCTGCATTTATTGTAGTTGCGGTTATTGCAACAAATATGGTTGCTAACATTATTCCACCAGCTTATGTCATTACATTGCTGACAAAATTAAAATATAAAGCATCTGTAACTGTAACAGGGTTGCTTGCTTTAGGTGCATTTCCTTGGTTGCTTATACAGGAGTCTTCAGCTAAAGGTCTTAATATGTTTATTCTAATATATTCCGCATTTTTAGGACCTGTTATTGCAATATTATTAGTGGACTACTATATACTAAGAAAACAAAAGGTAGATCTTGAAGATTTGTACAAAGAGAATGGTTCTTTTGCTGGATTTAATCTAGCGGGGCTAATTGCAATGTTTATCGGTGCGGGCGCTGCCTTCCTTTTAGTAGAACTTGCATGGATAATCGGATTAGTAATGGCGGGTATCTCTTACTATCTTCTCACAAAGTATGCATTTAAAGACTCAAGTTTCAAAAAAGGAACGATTTTTGAAAAATAAAAGTAAGTAGAATAAATAATACCTTGCGGAGAATGTTCTGCAGGGTATTATTTTTATATCATTTTAATCGTACTGCTTACACATCCCCCCTTATTAACTGTGTAAGAATATTAAATAAATGTCACTATTTTACGTTTTATAATTGTGCAACTTGCACTCTCTTTTGTGTAAAATGGATATAAAAATAGAGTGAATTATGCATAGTCGATAATATTTGATGGTCATTTTGTTTAATGAACCTAAAGAAGTTTAGCTAAATACTATTGTATAATAATTATGACCGGTCTAAGTAGAAAAATGAGGATTTAATAAAATTACTTTTTGATATTTGTTCGATAAACCTCATTGCATTTTTTAAATCATGTACGCGAAATATAAGTGCATGTTTAGAACGAACTTGAATTAATGGTACTTGGCATTTGGAATTGTACAAGGGGGGATTCTTTTGAATCGTTTTAATAGAGAACAAGTAAAGGCAGCCGGATATAGTGAAGACGTCTTGCCGACAAAAGAAGAAGAAAGAAACTGGAGCTTCGGGAATTTTTCGACTGTCTGGATGGGTTCTGTCCATAACATCCCAAACTATATTGCAATTGGCGGGCTCTTTGCTTTAGGAATGTCAGTTGGACAGGTTTTTGCAGCCATTATGGTTGCCTCCATTATAATAGCAGCAATGCTAGTTCTTAATGGTCATGCTGGATCAAAGTATGGATTGCCATTTGCGATGTTACTGCGTCTATCCTATGGAACAAAAGGTTCAATGATTCCTGGTATATTAAGGGGAGTAATTGCGGCGATTATGTGGTTTGGATTTCAGACCTACGCGGGCAGTCAAGCCTTATCAATCTTAATTGGAAAGCTTTGGCCAGCATATTTAACGTTAGGTGGAGATTGGAGCCTATTAGGATTAACATTACCTGGATTACTTTCATTTTTGATTTTTTGGTTATTTAATGTTGCTTTAATTTTTGGAGGAATGGGGTTCTTAGGAAAATTTACAAATATCCTTTCACCGCTTGTTTACATAGTTTTTGGTGGAATGGCAATATGGGCCATTAACTTAGCTGGTGGAATTGGACCAATATTAGCTTATACTGGCTCAGGAGTAACTGGAAATAAAACGATTATCTTTATTGCTGCTGTGACAGCAGTCATTGCTGCTTGGGCAGCACCAATTGTAAACGTTTCCGATTTCACAAGGATGGCGAAATCAACGAAGGACCAAGCACTTGGACAAACAATCGGTCTTGTTGTGACATATTTATTATTTGCCGTTGCCAGTATCGCAATTATTGTCGGTTCTGAAATCGCTTTTGGAACTCCGATATGGAATGTCCTAGATGTAGTTGCTCGGTTTGACGGAACATTTGCTATTGCTATTTCCGTTCTTACACTTTGTTTAACAACATTATCTGTTAACGTTACAGGAAATATTGTTCCAGCTGGTTACCAATTAGCATCCTTATTTCCAAAAAAAATCACTTTCAAATCCGGTGCAATTATTGCAGCAATCATTGGTATACTCGTTATGCCATGGAAGCTGATGGAAAATGCAACAAGTATTTTCACTTTCTTAAATATTATTGGCGGTATATTGGCTCCTGTTACTGGAGTCATGTTAGCCCAGTATTTTGTCATCTCAAAATCAGAAATTGATTTGAACGAGTTATATGCGAAAAAGGGCAAGTACAACTATAAAAATGGTTTTAATGTAAATGCCATTATAACGACAATTATCGCAGGCGTCATTTGTTTAATTGGGAATTTTGTGCCAGTTTTGAAACCGCTTTACGATATGTCCTGGTTTGTCGGAATCATTTCGGCGTTTATTATTTATACATTGCTTGAAAGACCGCATTTAAAAGGGACTTTATTTGAAAAGACTCCAAAATTAAATGAGGAAAATAGTTAAATAAAGAAATGGCAAAACTAAGGATTGTCGAAAAAATTTTAGAGTATGAAAAACTTTATGATAGCTGAAAGGGGAAATTCAAATGGGATATGATTTAGTTATTAAAGGCGGAAATGTTGTATTACGTGATGGGGTTTATAAAGTTGATATCGGCATCAAAGATGAGAAAATCTCATGTATTGCTGAGCAAATTACCGCTGATGCAAAAGAAGTAATTGATGCAACTGGACAATATGTTATGCCTGGAATGATTGATACACATGTTCATATTAGTGAACCTGGACGTACAGAATGGGAAGGTTTTGAAACCGGCTCGAAATCATTAGCAGCGGGCGGAACAACAAGTTATGTAGAAATGCCTCTTAATGCTTTACCAGCCACAATCAATAAAGAAGCGTTAGATCTAAAACTTGAAGCAGCAGTTAATCAAAACTATGTTGACTATGCTTTTTATGGCGGTCTTGTTCCACAAAACTTGGAAAAATTAAAGGAATTAGCTGATGAAGGTGTACTTGCTTTTAAATGCTTCTTATCTGACATCACTAGTGATGTTCCAGGTGATTTCACACATGTAGATGATTACACATTATATAAAGGTATGAAAAAGTTAGCTGAATTAGATCAGCTGCTATGTATACACGCGGAAAATCCATCGGTAACATCTGGACTTTCTAAAGAATTTGCGAGAGAAGGAAAAAACTCTGGAGTAGAATATGCTGAATCACGCCCTGTTTTTACAGAAGTGGAAGCAGTTCAGCGTGCGATCCTTTTTGCTAAAGAAACTGGTTGTAAATTGCATCTTGTTCATATTAGTACTTCTGAGGCAATACAAACAATATTGAAAGCTCGTGCAGAAGGTGTAGATGTAACGGTTGAGTCATGCCCTCATTATTTTGCCTTTACTGCCGAACAAGTGGATGAAATTGGCCCTAGAGCAAAATGTCAGCCTCCTATCAGAAAAGCAGAAGATCAAGCAAAATTATGGGACGAGCTTCTTAACGGGAATATCGACTGGCTAACTTCTGACCATTCGCCTTGTACTGAGGACTTAAAACAAGGAAATCTATGGGAAGCCTGGGGCGGTATTAGCGGTGCGCAAAATAACGTTGATCTTATGTTTGATTTAGCAGTAAAACAACGTGGTTTACCTATTTCTAAGTTTGTTGATTTAATCGCAACAAATCCGGCTGAACGATTTAATATTACCCATAAAGGTGAAATTGCTGTTTCAAAAGATGCAGATATTATTTTAGTTGACCCTAATCAATCATATGTTGTAAAAAGAGAAGAACTTTATTATAAAAACAAACACAGTGCGTATGAAGGCAGAAAAATTGATTGCCGTGTAACTAAAACAATCGTTCGCGGAAATGTTGTTTTTGATTTAGAAAAAGGAATTGTTGGAAGCCCTGTAGGAAAGCTGATTTCAGCTAAATAATTTCTTTATAAAATCCTATATAAAAATACCCTTTGCTATTGCCGGCGATCGACAATGGCAAAGGGTTAAACAAATTGTTTGGGAGAGGGAAAAATATGACTAAATATGATTTAATTATCAAAAACGGTACAATTGTAACTGCAGATTCAACTGTCCAAGGTGATATTGCAATCAAAGATGGCAAAATCCAAGAAGTATCTGTTGGTAAATCAATTGAAGCAGCTGCAGAGAAAGAAATCAACGCAGAAGGACTACATATTCTACCTGGATTAATTGATACGCATGTCCACTTTAATGAACCGGGAAGAACAGAATGGGAAGGTCTTGAAACGGGAAGCAGAAGTTTAGCTGCAGGTGGGGCAACCTCTTTTTTCGATATGCCATTAAACAGCACACCTCCTACCATCAATAAAGCAAATTTAGATTTAAAAAAAGCTTGTGCTGAAGAAAAATCAATTGTAAATCCTTATTACTGGGGCGGACTTGTACCAGAAAATATTAGCGATCTTAAAGAGCTTCACGAAAACGGTGTCATTGGTTTTAAAGCATTTATGTCACCAAGTGGAATTGCTGATTTCAACCATGTTGATGATGAAACAATTTTTAAAGGCATGAAAGAAATTGCTTCTTTCGGTTCATTACTTGCTGTACATGCTGAAAGCACTGTAATTTGTGATCAGCTAGCTAAGGAAAAGCAAAGTCAAGGAAAAACCTCTGCTAGAGATTTTGTAGAATCAAGACCGATCATATCCGAAATTGAAGCGGTTAGAAGAATAATTTCTTATGCGGAAGCTACTGGCTGTAAGCTTCATGTTGTTCATGCGAGCAGCAGAAAGGTAGTAGACGTTATCAAGGAAGCAAAACAAAGAGGCGTAGATATTACGGTTGAAACTTGCCCACACTACCTGGCATTAACAGTAAAAGACTTGGAAGAAAAAGGCGGATTAGCAAAATGCTGTCCACCATTAAGAGACGAAGAAGAAGTAGAAGATCTTTGGGCGGCTGTTGCGAACGGCGAAATTAATGTTATCGCATCTGACCATTCACCAGCACCAGCATCTATGAAAACGATAACAGACAATTATTTCGAAGGCTGGGGCGGAATTTCAGGTGCGCAATCAACTTTGAATATCATGTTAACAGAGGGGTATTTCAAACGTAATCTTTCTTTAGAAAAAATCGTTGAATTAACATCTACAAATCCTGCGAAACTATTTGGACTTACAAATAAAGGCACGATTGAAGCTGGTTACGATGCCGACTTAGCCATTGTTAACTTAAATGAAAGCTTTGAACTGCAGAAGGAAGATTTATTCTACCGTCACCAGCACTCACCATATGTTGGTATGGCATTTAAAGGAAAAGTTAAAACGACTATCGTAAATGGGGAAGTAGTCTTCGATAAGAATGAAATCATTGAAAATAAAAAATTAACTGCTAACTAAAAAAGAAAAAACCAAAGCCCAATTTTACTGGGTTTTGGTTTTTTTACGTTGTCTAGCTATTACTCAATTTCCTTAAGAATGGTTCCGATCATTAATGCGACACGTATGCGCAGTGAATCGACAGGATCACGTAAAGAACAATTAAGCAGTTCTTCTGTTTTTTCTATACGGTATTTAACCGTATTTCTATGAATGTACAATCTCCGTGATGTCTCCGAGATTTCACATTGGGAATCAAGAAAAACTTGAATCGTTTTGATTAACTCTTGATCTTCTTTTGTTTTAGGGTATGCAAGTGATTTTAATGTATTTTCGTACAGAGCTTTTAAATCTTTTTTCGGAATGGCATTTAATAATTCTTCAAGTTCTTTCGTTTTATAAAAATTAATGAAACCGAGCTTATTCATATCATACCCGCTCATAATTGCTTCTACAGCTTCGTTATACGCGGTTGTAATATCTTTAATTGAATTAACAGCATTGCTGATGCCGAATGATATAGAATAATCACCTTGTAAGCCTTCTTGACAATTTTTTATAAATTCAGTTACAACATACAAATCTTCATCACTAAAATTTTCGAATTGCAATATCATTACAAAGTATTTTTCCTTCGTAAATAATATTCCTTCCATATTGCTGTGAATAATTTCATCCTCAAGCTGGTCATATATAGTATTGTGTAATTCCCCGACCTTTTTTTCATATAATTGCAAAGCTTCATAATTTTGTCCTTCTTGATCAACGGTACAAATAATGCAAATATTATTCAAATCCTCATTTAAGCCATAATAATTGGCACGGCTTAAAATCTCTTCATCCGAGTGAATTCTCTTTTCAATTAAATCATCGAAGAAATTATTTTTTAATAATCTCGAATTTTCTTCGATCGCTTGTTCTTTAATTATTGTAAAAGAAATGACGTTGCCGGCTTGTTCGATTGCCATTTGTGAAGATGGATATGGCAAAGTTAAAGAATCAATAATGACGAGCATGCTAGGATGCTGCCTTTTAGTTTGGACAGGAAAGGTAGAAATAGATTGCTGTTCTTTAGATGGAATAACAAATGTACTTCCTTCCCGGGCAGCAGCTAAATCTTCTTTTACTTTTTCGATGATTTCCTGTTCGACTAATTTCATTGAATCCATTCGAAAGTCATGACTATGTGCGATTTTTTCTCCTCTATGATTCAATAAGAGGGTAGGACGTGATAAGAAATGTCCTAATTGTTCGATCAGCGCAGTTAAGCTATAGCCTTTGATCATCATATCAGAAAACTCTTTCTGAACATGAAGGGCATAATAAAGCTGTTCAGCTTCATGATCATTTAAGTAATTCAAGATATAGCGGGAAACTTCCCCTAATGTATGTTTTGTAGGAAGATCAATAATTGGAAATGCTAAATCATCTGCGAGCAATTTCACTTCTGTAGGCAATTCTTGTAAGAAGCGATTGATTTTGATAACCATCCCAGAGCAATTTAATTCATGCATTTGTTTAATCAGTTCACACATTAACTGAATATTGTTATTAAAAGCATATCCAGTTGTAAGGAGTAAATGATTTCTATCTAAAAATTGGATTACATCAGGCGTATCAGAAATATTAACAAATTGGACATTTCGAGTGAGTCCTCTGTGGCCTGCAAGGACAACACTTTCCTTCA from Bacillus sp. DTU_2020_1000418_1_SI_GHA_SEK_038 includes these protein-coding regions:
- the allW gene encoding allantoin permease; amino-acid sequence: MNRFNREQVKAAGYSEDVLPTKEEERNWSFGNFSTVWMGSVHNIPNYIAIGGLFALGMSVGQVFAAIMVASIIIAAMLVLNGHAGSKYGLPFAMLLRLSYGTKGSMIPGILRGVIAAIMWFGFQTYAGSQALSILIGKLWPAYLTLGGDWSLLGLTLPGLLSFLIFWLFNVALIFGGMGFLGKFTNILSPLVYIVFGGMAIWAINLAGGIGPILAYTGSGVTGNKTIIFIAAVTAVIAAWAAPIVNVSDFTRMAKSTKDQALGQTIGLVVTYLLFAVASIAIIVGSEIAFGTPIWNVLDVVARFDGTFAIAISVLTLCLTTLSVNVTGNIVPAGYQLASLFPKKITFKSGAIIAAIIGILVMPWKLMENATSIFTFLNIIGGILAPVTGVMLAQYFVISKSEIDLNELYAKKGKYNYKNGFNVNAIITTIIAGVICLIGNFVPVLKPLYDMSWFVGIISAFIIYTLLERPHLKGTLFEKTPKLNEENS
- a CDS encoding NCS1 family transporter, yielding MSTTIESYDKRETQIERVAGMDESLYPKTEKGRTVSAKDYIFMWIGDGVNLGNMTLGASVIVAGVATLNIFQTILAAIIAIGIISTIFALNDRLGYREGIPYVVQLRMSFGIKGTVISSLLRGIPAIVWYGIQSWIGGTALNEIAKIVTGGTFDNVVVCFIALQLIQIVLSLFGFHAIKWVETVASVVFMIALVYVFGILISSHSTEIAQNWVQAKGSWGLPFFGLIMVFLGNYAGIFVSAADYSRELKTGLSDAKRGSLYFIPITLSYGFVIVIGAMLAAATGVTNPAQALPIVIDNPYISVFVSAFIVVAVIATNMVANIIPPAYVITLLTKLKYKASVTVTGLLALGAFPWLLIQESSAKGLNMFILIYSAFLGPVIAILLVDYYILRKQKVDLEDLYKENGSFAGFNLAGLIAMFIGAGAAFLLVELAWIIGLVMAGISYYLLTKYAFKDSSFKKGTIFEK
- a CDS encoding allantoinase, whose amino-acid sequence is MTKYDLIIKNGTIVTADSTVQGDIAIKDGKIQEVSVGKSIEAAAEKEINAEGLHILPGLIDTHVHFNEPGRTEWEGLETGSRSLAAGGATSFFDMPLNSTPPTINKANLDLKKACAEEKSIVNPYYWGGLVPENISDLKELHENGVIGFKAFMSPSGIADFNHVDDETIFKGMKEIASFGSLLAVHAESTVICDQLAKEKQSQGKTSARDFVESRPIISEIEAVRRIISYAEATGCKLHVVHASSRKVVDVIKEAKQRGVDITVETCPHYLALTVKDLEEKGGLAKCCPPLRDEEEVEDLWAAVANGEINVIASDHSPAPASMKTITDNYFEGWGGISGAQSTLNIMLTEGYFKRNLSLEKIVELTSTNPAKLFGLTNKGTIEAGYDADLAIVNLNESFELQKEDLFYRHQHSPYVGMAFKGKVKTTIVNGEVVFDKNEIIENKKLTAN
- a CDS encoding PucR family transcriptional regulator → MKIMNDLFILEGMKESVVLAGHRGLTRNVQFVNISDTPDVIQFLDRNHLLLTTGYAFNNNIQLMCELIKQMHELNCSGMVIKINRFLQELPTEVKLLADDLAFPIIDLPTKHTLGEVSRYILNYLNDHEAEQLYYALHVQKEFSDMMIKGYSLTALIEQLGHFLSRPTLLLNHRGEKIAHSHDFRMDSMKLVEQEIIEKVKEDLAAAREGSTFVIPSKEQQSISTFPVQTKRQHPSMLVIIDSLTLPYPSSQMAIEQAGNVISFTIIKEQAIEENSRLLKNNFFDDLIEKRIHSDEEILSRANYYGLNEDLNNICIICTVDQEGQNYEALQLYEKKVGELHNTIYDQLEDEIIHSNMEGILFTKEKYFVMILQFENFSDEDLYVVTEFIKNCQEGLQGDYSISFGISNAVNSIKDITTAYNEAVEAIMSGYDMNKLGFINFYKTKELEELLNAIPKKDLKALYENTLKSLAYPKTKEDQELIKTIQVFLDSQCEISETSRRLYIHRNTVKYRIEKTEELLNCSLRDPVDSLRIRVALMIGTILKEIE
- the allB gene encoding allantoinase AllB translates to MGYDLVIKGGNVVLRDGVYKVDIGIKDEKISCIAEQITADAKEVIDATGQYVMPGMIDTHVHISEPGRTEWEGFETGSKSLAAGGTTSYVEMPLNALPATINKEALDLKLEAAVNQNYVDYAFYGGLVPQNLEKLKELADEGVLAFKCFLSDITSDVPGDFTHVDDYTLYKGMKKLAELDQLLCIHAENPSVTSGLSKEFAREGKNSGVEYAESRPVFTEVEAVQRAILFAKETGCKLHLVHISTSEAIQTILKARAEGVDVTVESCPHYFAFTAEQVDEIGPRAKCQPPIRKAEDQAKLWDELLNGNIDWLTSDHSPCTEDLKQGNLWEAWGGISGAQNNVDLMFDLAVKQRGLPISKFVDLIATNPAERFNITHKGEIAVSKDADIILVDPNQSYVVKREELYYKNKHSAYEGRKIDCRVTKTIVRGNVVFDLEKGIVGSPVGKLISAK